Proteins from a genomic interval of Luteolibacter sp. Y139:
- the hflX gene encoding GTPase HflX, translated as MFEVREKPQMVERALLVRLYFDPREEEESEALLEELGELVSTLGIGVVEKVLARSREMHRKFLCGTGKAAEIIELAKAHQCDVIVIDNQLAPSQQREWERAADLCVIDREEVILDIFARRAQTKEARLQVELARMQYALPRMARMWGHLDREGGSGGGQGGGAARGMGEKQIEVDRRMAHVRIDRARRELDEVRKQRATQRKERERMETPHAAIVGYTNAGKSTLLNQLSGSDVMAKDMLFATLDTTTRKIELPDGQPLLITDTVGFVRNLPHRLVEAFKATLEEAVLADFLIHVLDATSPEIERFHETTLHVLGELGAVDKTTVTVLNKIDLVTDPDRSAELRQLFPDALRISAATGLGMPELLQKCSEVLADRVRRRHYRIPQRRADLMGMLHRDAKVLSTEYEDNDILVTAVVPAAIAGRLEEFAC; from the coding sequence ATGTTTGAAGTCCGCGAGAAACCCCAGATGGTCGAACGCGCACTGCTGGTGCGCCTTTATTTCGATCCACGCGAAGAAGAGGAATCGGAGGCCCTGTTAGAAGAACTCGGCGAACTGGTATCCACGCTCGGGATCGGCGTGGTGGAAAAGGTGCTGGCCCGCAGCCGTGAAATGCACAGGAAGTTCCTCTGCGGCACCGGCAAGGCGGCGGAAATCATCGAGCTGGCAAAGGCTCACCAATGCGACGTCATTGTTATCGATAACCAGCTCGCCCCGTCCCAGCAGCGCGAGTGGGAAAGGGCCGCGGATCTGTGTGTGATCGACCGCGAGGAAGTCATTCTCGATATCTTCGCCCGGCGCGCCCAGACCAAGGAAGCACGACTCCAAGTAGAACTCGCGCGCATGCAGTACGCGCTCCCCCGGATGGCGCGGATGTGGGGACACCTTGACCGTGAAGGCGGATCGGGTGGCGGACAGGGTGGCGGTGCCGCCCGTGGCATGGGTGAGAAGCAGATCGAGGTGGACCGGCGGATGGCCCATGTCCGCATCGACCGCGCCCGCCGTGAGTTGGACGAAGTTCGCAAGCAGCGGGCCACCCAGCGGAAGGAACGGGAGCGCATGGAAACGCCCCATGCCGCGATCGTTGGCTACACCAACGCCGGCAAGTCCACCCTCCTCAACCAGCTCAGCGGTTCCGACGTCATGGCGAAAGACATGTTGTTCGCCACGCTCGACACCACCACCCGGAAGATCGAGCTGCCGGACGGCCAGCCGCTGCTGATCACGGATACCGTCGGCTTCGTCCGCAATCTCCCCCACCGGCTTGTGGAAGCGTTCAAAGCCACCTTGGAAGAAGCCGTGCTCGCGGACTTCCTGATCCACGTGCTGGACGCCACATCGCCCGAAATCGAGCGCTTCCATGAAACCACGCTGCATGTGTTGGGCGAGCTTGGAGCCGTGGACAAGACCACCGTCACGGTGCTGAACAAGATCGATCTGGTGACGGACCCCGATCGCTCGGCAGAGTTGAGACAACTCTTTCCAGACGCACTGAGGATTTCCGCCGCCACCGGACTGGGCATGCCGGAGCTTTTGCAGAAGTGCTCCGAGGTCCTCGCCGACCGGGTGCGCCGTCGCCACTATCGTATTCCCCAGCGGCGTGCCGACCTGATGGGCATGCTCCACCGCGATGCGAAAGTGCTTTCCACCGAGTACGAGGATAACGACATCCTGGTGACCGCCGTGGTGCCCGCCGCCATCGCCGGCCGACTGGAAGAGTTCGCCTGCTGA
- a CDS encoding HAD-IB family phosphatase, with protein sequence MNDLRLEVSIDDQQLRLYRGTELEREYPVSTSAKGVGFTEGSYRTPTGRFVIAQKVGEGEPVGTIFKARKVVGHWQPGEAPGQDLVLTRILRLSGLQPESANTFDRFIYFHGTNQEEKLGTPASCGCIRLSNADIIDLHDRVEPGAVVEILPPTRKRGKLIFFDCDSTLSSIEGIDELGRARGPEVFQMVEHLTHQAMNGEVPIGEVFGRRMEIIQPDRATAEVVAQLYLDTMVPGVPEVISRLKSEGWTPVILSGGFAPLIQPLADALGIEYVEAVPLHFHADGSYAGYGESYPTTRNGGKPEVIREWKRAIHPEAVVMVGDGVSDLEAKPEVDLFIGFGGVAARKAVQEGAGAWITSMSAFSTIKLPGTASSPA encoded by the coding sequence ATGAACGACCTGCGACTCGAAGTCTCCATCGACGATCAACAGCTGCGCCTCTACCGCGGCACCGAACTGGAACGCGAATACCCCGTCTCCACCTCAGCCAAGGGAGTCGGCTTCACCGAAGGGAGCTATCGCACGCCCACCGGCCGCTTCGTCATCGCGCAAAAGGTCGGCGAAGGCGAGCCCGTCGGCACCATCTTCAAAGCTCGCAAGGTTGTCGGCCACTGGCAGCCCGGAGAAGCCCCCGGTCAGGATCTTGTCCTGACCCGCATCCTCCGCCTCAGCGGACTCCAGCCCGAGAGCGCCAATACCTTCGACCGCTTCATCTATTTCCACGGCACCAATCAGGAGGAAAAACTCGGCACCCCGGCGAGCTGTGGCTGCATCCGGCTTTCCAACGCCGACATCATCGACCTCCACGACCGCGTGGAGCCAGGTGCGGTCGTCGAAATCCTGCCACCCACCCGCAAGCGCGGAAAACTGATCTTCTTCGACTGCGACTCCACGCTGTCTTCCATCGAGGGCATCGACGAACTCGGCCGCGCCCGGGGACCCGAAGTCTTTCAGATGGTCGAGCACCTGACTCATCAGGCGATGAACGGCGAAGTGCCGATCGGCGAGGTGTTCGGGCGTCGCATGGAGATCATTCAACCTGACCGCGCCACCGCTGAAGTTGTCGCACAACTTTATCTCGACACCATGGTACCAGGAGTACCGGAAGTCATAAGTCGGCTGAAATCCGAAGGCTGGACACCGGTCATCTTGTCCGGCGGCTTTGCACCCCTCATCCAGCCGCTGGCCGACGCCCTCGGCATCGAATATGTGGAGGCAGTTCCCCTTCACTTCCATGCGGACGGCAGCTATGCCGGATATGGCGAGAGCTATCCCACCACTCGCAATGGTGGCAAGCCGGAGGTGATTCGCGAATGGAAGCGCGCCATTCATCCTGAAGCAGTGGTGATGGTGGGCGATGGAGTGTCCGATCTAGAGGCAAAACCGGAAGTCGATCTATTCATCGGTTTCGGCGGCGTCGCCGCGCGCAAGGCCGTGCAGGAAGGGGCTGGAGCCTGGATCACGAGCATGTCCGCTTTTTCGACTATTAAGCTCCCGGGGACCGCCTCCTCCCCTGCCTGA
- a CDS encoding DUF1592 domain-containing protein encodes MLGHARSILMQVAVMGSVVTGGIGHAQTTVDARWKSEALPLLETYCYDCHGDGIKKGELALDRFDSIAKMQQNREAWKRIRDHLKHRLMPPLDEDQPTMAEREKLLAWIDDAVFPVDPKHPDPGRVTLRRLNRVEYQNTLRDLLGVEVNVMDLIPPDDSGYGFDNIGDVLTLSPAHLERYLEAARVALDKAVKPGVMPPPETKINGRDLEGNGQRSEEGHYLFKAGTAETLYRPLRPGKYLVTVKACGTLGGDGPPAMELKVGDKTLHEWKVDAPMDRPKDYSHEIQIETKEPVSIGVSFTNDFYDEHHPDRSRRDRNLMVNAITITGPLDGPPPPKPESHRRIFTERQPGENDRTYALDVLTQFARKAFRRPPRDGEVTRYLELVSLAKDEGVEQGIRLALEAMLVSPSFLFREEPQPEPDNAKKIHTIDEHALATRLSYFFWSTMPDERLMELASRGELRKNLPAEIDRMIADKRSRQFVSNFTGQWLRLRDLSSSLPAKRAFPNFNPRLRESMRRETEMLFSCVVREDLPMTTLLDANFTFLNEDLARHYGIPDVKGDEFRKVELKDSHRRGILGQGSFHLLTSYPLRTSPVLRGKYVLENLLDTAPPPPPPNIPQLEPPSRHGDQRSLREQLVKHREDPACASCHALMDPIGFGLENFDATGAWRDRENGKDIDTSGELADGRKIHGVDELRKALVEDHRSEFHRSVATKLLTYALGRGLDWYDKPALDKIVADTEAANGSSRAMLRAVIDSVPFQNRRGDS; translated from the coding sequence ATGCTTGGACACGCCCGTTCCATTTTGATGCAAGTCGCCGTGATGGGCAGTGTCGTCACCGGCGGCATCGGCCATGCCCAGACGACCGTCGATGCCCGTTGGAAAAGCGAGGCCCTCCCCCTGCTCGAAACCTACTGCTACGACTGCCACGGCGACGGGATCAAGAAGGGCGAGCTTGCCCTCGACCGCTTCGACTCGATCGCAAAAATGCAGCAGAATCGCGAGGCATGGAAGCGCATCCGCGATCACCTCAAGCATCGCCTGATGCCGCCGCTCGATGAGGATCAGCCGACCATGGCAGAGCGGGAGAAGTTGCTCGCTTGGATTGATGATGCCGTCTTTCCGGTGGATCCGAAGCACCCCGATCCCGGCCGGGTGACCCTGCGGCGCCTGAATCGCGTCGAGTATCAGAACACCCTCCGCGATCTATTGGGAGTCGAGGTGAATGTGATGGACCTGATCCCGCCGGATGACTCGGGCTATGGCTTCGATAACATCGGCGATGTTCTCACCCTCTCTCCCGCCCACCTCGAGCGCTATCTGGAGGCCGCTCGCGTGGCCCTCGACAAGGCGGTGAAACCCGGCGTGATGCCACCGCCGGAAACGAAGATCAACGGGCGTGACCTGGAAGGAAATGGCCAGCGTTCGGAAGAAGGCCACTACCTCTTCAAGGCCGGCACCGCAGAGACGCTTTATCGTCCCCTGCGCCCCGGAAAATATCTCGTGACGGTAAAGGCCTGCGGCACGCTCGGCGGCGACGGGCCACCGGCCATGGAACTGAAGGTCGGGGACAAGACGCTTCACGAATGGAAGGTCGATGCGCCGATGGACCGGCCGAAGGATTACTCGCACGAGATCCAGATCGAAACCAAGGAGCCGGTGTCGATCGGGGTTTCCTTCACGAACGATTTTTACGACGAGCACCATCCCGATCGCTCGCGCCGCGACCGCAATCTGATGGTGAATGCCATCACGATCACGGGCCCTCTCGATGGCCCCCCGCCGCCCAAGCCGGAGAGTCATCGCCGCATCTTCACCGAGCGCCAGCCCGGCGAGAATGACCGCACTTACGCACTGGACGTGCTGACTCAGTTCGCTCGCAAGGCCTTCCGCCGCCCACCTCGCGACGGCGAGGTGACCCGCTACCTCGAACTCGTTTCCCTGGCAAAGGATGAAGGCGTCGAACAGGGCATACGGCTGGCCTTGGAAGCGATGTTAGTTTCGCCCTCCTTCCTCTTCCGCGAGGAGCCCCAGCCCGAACCCGACAACGCGAAGAAGATCCACACCATCGATGAGCATGCGCTGGCCACGCGTCTCTCGTATTTCTTCTGGAGCACCATGCCGGACGAGCGGCTGATGGAGCTGGCGAGTCGTGGCGAGCTGCGGAAGAACCTGCCTGCCGAGATCGACCGGATGATCGCCGACAAGCGCTCGCGGCAATTCGTCTCGAACTTCACCGGCCAATGGCTTCGCCTCCGCGACCTGTCCTCGTCCCTCCCTGCCAAGCGCGCCTTCCCGAACTTCAATCCGCGCTTGCGCGAGTCGATGCGTCGTGAAACCGAAATGCTCTTCTCCTGCGTGGTCCGGGAAGACCTGCCGATGACCACGCTGCTCGATGCGAACTTCACCTTCCTCAATGAAGACCTTGCCCGCCACTATGGAATTCCAGACGTCAAAGGTGACGAGTTCCGCAAGGTCGAGCTGAAGGACAGCCACCGCCGCGGCATCCTAGGCCAGGGATCATTCCATCTACTCACCTCCTATCCCCTCCGTACTTCCCCCGTATTGCGGGGCAAGTATGTCTTGGAGAACCTCCTCGATACCGCCCCGCCTCCCCCTCCGCCAAACATACCGCAGCTTGAACCGCCTTCCCGTCATGGCGACCAGCGCAGCCTGCGTGAGCAGTTGGTGAAGCACCGTGAAGATCCCGCCTGCGCCTCCTGCCACGCCCTGATGGACCCCATCGGCTTCGGCTTGGAGAACTTCGATGCCACCGGTGCCTGGCGCGACCGCGAGAACGGCAAGGACATCGATACCTCGGGCGAACTCGCCGACGGACGGAAAATCCATGGCGTCGATGAACTCCGCAAGGCCCTCGTCGAAGACCATCGCTCCGAATTCCATCGCTCGGTCGCAACCAAGCTCCTCACGTATGCCCTCGGCCGCGGCCTCGACTGGTACGACAAGCCCGCCCTCGACAAGATCGTCGCCGATACCGAAGCCGCCAATGGCAGCTCGCGCGCGATGCTCCGCGCCGTGATCGACTCCGTCCCCTTCCAGAATCGCCGCGGCGATTCTTAG